A single region of the Novosphingobium sp. genome encodes:
- a CDS encoding helix-turn-helix domain-containing protein, whose product MTSASKPFRCAVEITIDVAGGKWKPLILHYLLDGTKRFGELRRLIGGVTQRSLTLQLRQLEEHGVIHREVFAEVPPRVEYSLTERGTTLAPILEAMKQWGETYAKEQEPICPD is encoded by the coding sequence GAGATCACCATCGATGTGGCAGGCGGAAAATGGAAGCCTCTGATTCTTCATTATCTTCTGGATGGTACAAAGCGGTTTGGCGAGTTGCGCCGCCTGATCGGCGGGGTGACTCAACGCTCACTCACGCTTCAGCTTCGACAGTTGGAGGAGCATGGCGTGATCCACCGCGAAGTGTTTGCCGAGGTCCCGCCGCGGGTAGAATACTCCCTAACCGAGCGCGGCACCACGCTCGCGCCGATTCTCGAAGCGATGAAACAGTGGGGCGAGACTTACGCGAAAGAGCAGGAGCCCATCTGTCCAGATTAA
- a CDS encoding glutathione S-transferase, with protein sequence MKIYDWHTGPYPARIRIALGEKGLRPQVEFQSVDLWKGEHKTPEFLAKNYSGTLPVLELPNGIFLAECTAITQYLDRLDGKPWLTGQTPLEQGVIHMMNKRAELELLDPISVYFHHATPGLGPQVELYQNAEWGLRQRDKGLRGMSYFNSVLEHQPYVAGDAFSMADITVIGGLIFASLVDVAVPDHCHALRAWHEKVQQRPSVQNWITMSD encoded by the coding sequence ATGAAAATATATGACTGGCATACGGGTCCCTATCCGGCCCGGATTCGCATCGCGCTTGGGGAAAAGGGCTTACGGCCTCAGGTGGAATTTCAGTCGGTTGACCTTTGGAAAGGCGAGCACAAAACGCCCGAATTCCTCGCCAAAAACTACTCCGGCACATTGCCGGTCCTTGAGTTGCCCAACGGCATCTTTCTGGCGGAATGCACGGCCATCACGCAATATCTCGACAGGCTGGACGGCAAGCCATGGCTCACGGGACAGACGCCTCTCGAACAGGGGGTCATCCATATGATGAACAAGCGCGCCGAACTGGAATTGCTCGATCCGATCAGTGTTTATTTTCATCACGCGACGCCAGGTCTTGGCCCACAGGTGGAACTCTACCAGAATGCCGAATGGGGTCTGCGTCAGCGTGACAAAGGCCTTCGGGGCATGAGCTACTTCAACAGCGTGCTCGAACATCAACCTTACGTCGCTGGCGATGCGTTCTCGATGGCGGACATCACCGTGATTGGCGGGCTCATTTTTGCGTCTCTCGTTGATGTCGCGGTTCCGGATCACTGCCACGCGCTGCGGGCATGGCACGAAAAGGTGCAACAGCGCCCCAGCGTCCAGAATTGGATCACGATGTCTGACTGA